In Gopherus evgoodei ecotype Sinaloan lineage chromosome 16, rGopEvg1_v1.p, whole genome shotgun sequence, the DNA window TAACTTGCTACTAGACTAAGCTAAAAGGACAGCCTGGCCTGGGAATCCACAACCAGGCCCCATGTTAGCACTGTTCCTACTATCTCCTCCTATAGCCCCAGAGCACTTCATTTCACAAGCCAATCATTTCCTCTTGCCGCAAAAGGTGCCGCCCTCCACTTGCAATATCAGCAGATTGCAAAGCCCTGGGCTACAGCTTCAGGTGCTGCGCCCAGCCCTGCCACTTCCCTCTCATTTGTAAATGTTTCTCTGAGCCCACAGCCCACCCGGCTCACAGGGGCACCAGCCTTCACCCCAAGTGCTTGGCAGATGcctggggaaaaaagagagagagcaagaacGCTACCCTCTCTCTGCTCTTCGTTTAGTCCTAGCAGGTGGTACAAGTGGACAAGCTGTTGTGTGACTGCTGACGTTGACCAGGGCTCTTGGAAATCCTGGGTGAATTTAGTTGCTCCTCTGGCACGTGGCCCATGCTGCAAAGGGCCACGTCTCCTGCTTTCCAAGTGTTGGGAGAGCCAAGGCTGCTCGAAGCTCTGCGCAGAGGGGGCTGGCGAAAGGCCATCACTCCCTCGGCCAGCACCACCTGCGCTTGGGCCTGGCCTGAGGGGAAGCCTCCTGCTAGCTTCCCGAGGAGACGGGTAGGGGAGGCACTCGCTGAACATTTTCTCTTAGCAGCCCAAGGCATCTTCCCGCCACAGGCTGCACTCCCCAGCGGCGGCAGAGTTAGAAGCAGCCATTTGTCTAAGACACCGCTTCAGCCATTCCCGCTTTCAGTGCGCGGCCGGAGACTGGCGGGCgcatgagggagagggggaatggtTGTTCCTCGGCCTAATTCAAACAACATGGCACATGCATTTGGACAACCTAGGGGGAGCATCACCTGAGTCTACTCTGGTTTCTGCTCCTCAGACCGGGCTCATGATCCCAACTCCAGGCAGGCGTTTCCTGTACGTCCGTGCAAAGCAGCCTTCCTACCAACACTCATTGCTCGTAAAGGCACAAAGTCCAGATCACCAGCCCAATCCACTTATCCCTTTACCCTCCCACCCCGAATCACACTTCAGTGGGATACAGGTAACGTGCTGTTGAGGGTGTCCCTTCCCAGAGAAGCCAGGCCCATGTGGCGCCTAAATGCACAGGCCCCGCAGCAGTATTTGTGGACAGCATGATCAAACAAAACACTGACTGGACCCTAGGGAACCTCCTGCTCTTCTGGGTGGGGAAACCAAGTCACCAGAGTGTTTGGGGAGGGATGGGAGTGAGGATTCCAGGTCTGCGCCCTGCCTGGCTCAGATGTCCTCGCCAGTGTTGCCGTGGTCTATGAGGAGGTACCACTTTAGCCTGTCGGGAAGAGGAAGTGCCTTGATCTTCACATCCACTGGCCACGGTCTGAGGCGCTGCCGGATGTATACCCTGCAGAGATGTTTCAGGGCCTGTGGTGaatgctgcagctgcttcagggaGTAGAAAAGGGCCTTGATCTTCTCCCCCTGGAACCTGCAGCTGGTGGAGCTGATGTCAAAGTTGCTGGGCAGTTTGGGGATCTGCGAGCTGGCCACCATGAGTTCTAGGACAGTTTCTgctttctgcaggaggtcagcagAGAAACTGTCGTCTTCCGAGCTGCTGAGGTGGGAGCACAGCCTCTCAAAGACGATGTGAAAGCCTGACCAGCATGAGGGGCCGTGGAAGGAGCAGTTGTAGGAGGCCCCCGACTCCAGCAGGAAGCGCAGGAGCGGGAAGTGGAGCTTGAAGCTTTTGAGGCAGATGTACGTGAGGGACTCATGGGCTGGGCACTCGCTGGGGTCAGCACCATGGGCCATCAGCAGCTGGGTGACCCGGAAGCAGAAGCGGTTGATCATTCGTGCCTCCTCTTTATCCCCGCCCACTGTCTCACCAAGCAGGAAGATGATGCAGGTGAAGACG includes these proteins:
- the ASB6 gene encoding ankyrin repeat and SOCS box protein 6, whose product is MPFLHGFRRIIFEYQPLVDEILGCLGIQDPEKQEILESPSCLAEDSGKFLVLNKLLERETQSPFYQEGVSYSLLKVTELGLVPAAEILLQNGANLVFEDPVTYYTALHIAVLRNQPDMVELLVRRGADINRRDRIHESSPLDLASEEPERLPCLQRLLELGADVNGADKNGKTALLHALASSDGVQIHNTENIRLLLEGGADVKATTKDGDTVFTCIIFLLGETVGGDKEEARMINRFCFRVTQLLMAHGADPSECPAHESLTYICLKSFKLHFPLLRFLLESGASYNCSFHGPSCWSGFHIVFERLCSHLSSSEDDSFSADLLQKAETVLELMVASSQIPKLPSNFDISSTSCRFQGEKIKALFYSLKQLQHSPQALKHLCRVYIRQRLRPWPVDVKIKALPLPDRLKWYLLIDHGNTGEDI